One stretch of Chryseobacterium indologenes DNA includes these proteins:
- a CDS encoding glycosyltransferase family 2 protein, with product MKISVIIPVYNAEKYVSQAVESALQFDEVYEIILIEDQSPDHALQVCELLAEKYDRVTLYQHPDKGNHGAGPSRNLGIEKSTGDFIAFLDADDYFLPNRFDAERELFKNPEVEGVYGALGVHYYTEKAKDQYYSLFGDRLTTVYKRHEPKDVFLGQIYMLGSFGLFSIDALTIRRDSLMKKMNPLFKASLRLHQDTEFLLRLSYYLKLYPGFIDKAVAIRGVHEDNRITQVDSKKVNPATTRVLLWKEVHTWAENEATIPEHIKLHIKRMYRSFLIANASTSKKWKMILKYFVTDYKSIRSGIYNINFRNNLF from the coding sequence ATGAAAATTTCAGTAATAATTCCTGTTTACAACGCTGAAAAGTATGTGTCTCAGGCGGTGGAATCTGCTCTACAGTTTGATGAAGTTTACGAAATCATTCTGATTGAAGACCAATCGCCGGATCATGCGTTACAGGTATGTGAATTGCTTGCCGAAAAATATGACAGGGTAACACTTTATCAGCATCCGGATAAAGGAAACCATGGTGCAGGCCCTTCAAGAAATTTAGGAATAGAAAAATCCACCGGAGATTTTATTGCTTTTCTGGATGCTGATGATTATTTTCTTCCCAATAGATTTGACGCAGAAAGGGAACTATTTAAAAATCCTGAAGTAGAAGGTGTTTACGGCGCTCTTGGGGTTCATTATTATACTGAAAAGGCGAAAGACCAATACTATTCTTTATTTGGAGACCGGCTAACTACCGTTTATAAAAGACATGAGCCTAAAGATGTTTTTCTAGGGCAAATCTATATGCTGGGAAGCTTTGGGCTATTCAGTATTGATGCTTTAACGATCCGTAGGGATTCTTTAATGAAAAAAATGAACCCTTTATTTAAAGCCAGCCTGAGACTTCATCAGGATACAGAATTCTTATTAAGATTATCTTATTATCTTAAGCTCTATCCCGGATTTATAGACAAAGCTGTTGCTATACGTGGTGTACATGAAGACAACAGAATAACCCAGGTTGATTCTAAAAAGGTCAATCCCGCGACAACCCGTGTTCTTTTGTGGAAAGAAGTGCATACTTGGGCAGAAAATGAAGCTACAATTCCTGAACATATAAAATTACACATTAAAAGAATGTACCGAAGCTTCCTGATTGCTAACGCTTCAACTTCAAAAAAGTGGAAAATGATTCTGAAATATTTTGTAACTGATTATAAAAGCATCCGCTCCGGGATCTATAACATTAACTTCAGGAATAATTTATTTTAA
- a CDS encoding glycosyltransferase family 2 protein, translating to MRISVVIPVYNAEKYVSHAVDSVLQFDEVHEIILIEDKSPDNALQICQQLAEKHEKVKLYQHPDKENHGAGPSRNLGIEKSTGDFIAFLDADDYFLPNRFDAEKELFKDPKVEGIYGALGVHYYSAKAKEQYYQLFGDRLTTVYKRYDPKDVFPGQLHMLGSFGLFSIDTLTVRRESLINKVTPLFKPHLRLHEDTEFLFRLSYYLDLYPGILDKAIAVRGVHENNRITKVDMHIINPAVSRAILWKEVDLWSQTESNIPEEVKIHIKRMHRSFEIAKAPLFKKWGMVIKYLFTDYKSIRSGLYNINFRHSLIS from the coding sequence ATGAGGATCTCAGTAGTTATTCCTGTTTATAATGCAGAAAAGTATGTTTCCCATGCAGTAGACTCTGTTCTTCAGTTTGATGAAGTTCATGAAATTATTCTGATTGAAGACAAGTCTCCAGACAATGCATTACAAATATGTCAGCAACTGGCTGAAAAACATGAAAAGGTAAAACTTTACCAGCACCCAGATAAGGAAAATCATGGTGCCGGCCCAAGCAGAAACTTGGGAATAGAAAAATCAACCGGCGACTTTATCGCATTTCTTGATGCAGACGACTATTTTCTACCCAATAGATTCGATGCTGAAAAAGAACTGTTCAAAGACCCAAAAGTAGAAGGTATTTATGGAGCCCTCGGTGTACATTATTATTCTGCAAAAGCAAAAGAACAATATTATCAATTATTCGGAGACAGGCTTACCACCGTTTATAAAAGATATGATCCCAAAGATGTTTTCCCTGGGCAACTTCACATGCTGGGAAGTTTTGGGCTGTTCAGTATTGATACGTTAACGGTACGAAGGGAATCTTTAATCAATAAAGTAACCCCTTTATTCAAGCCCCATTTAAGACTTCATGAAGATACAGAATTTCTATTCCGTCTTTCTTATTATCTCGATCTTTATCCTGGAATTCTGGATAAAGCTATAGCTGTAAGAGGAGTACATGAAAATAACAGGATAACCAAGGTGGATATGCATATCATAAATCCAGCAGTTTCACGCGCTATTCTTTGGAAAGAAGTTGATCTTTGGTCTCAGACGGAAAGTAATATCCCTGAAGAAGTTAAGATCCATATCAAAAGAATGCACCGAAGTTTTGAAATTGCCAAAGCTCCTTTGTTTAAAAAATGGGGAATGGTCATAAAATACTTATTTACTGATTATAAAAGTATAAGATCCGGATTGTACAATATTAATTTTCGGCATTCATTAATTTCTTAA
- a CDS encoding glycosyltransferase family 2 protein translates to MKISVIIPVYNAEKYVSKAVESALRLDEVYEVILVEDQSPDNALQVCQDLVQKDDRIKLFQHPDQRNHGAGASRNLGMEKATGDFIAFLDADDYFLPNRFTAEKELFNDPKVDGIFNAIGTEYLTQKGKEEFMSNINDSELLTVNYPAEGHEVFRGLLGLTPKAFGSFFTLDALTIRKASLEAQGLRFNEALRLHQDSDFIIKLAYQCHLKSGIIDHPVAMRGMHDDNRISKIVRYSPQYNQRQFLFWNSLYEWSKTSALEDDVAQHIFLQKKAFELSEKKGISKIMGLMAAILKNPNIVKTKYRFTYSHS, encoded by the coding sequence ATGAAGATCTCTGTAATTATTCCTGTATACAACGCAGAAAAATATGTATCAAAAGCTGTAGAATCAGCTTTACGGCTTGATGAAGTCTATGAAGTTATTTTAGTAGAAGATCAGTCTCCGGATAATGCACTTCAGGTGTGTCAGGACTTAGTTCAAAAGGATGACCGGATAAAGCTTTTCCAACATCCTGATCAGAGAAATCATGGTGCCGGAGCCAGCAGAAACCTCGGCATGGAAAAAGCAACAGGTGATTTCATTGCATTTCTGGATGCTGATGATTATTTTTTACCCAATAGATTTACCGCTGAAAAAGAACTTTTTAATGACCCTAAAGTAGATGGCATTTTTAATGCAATAGGCACGGAATATCTTACGCAGAAGGGTAAAGAAGAATTTATGTCTAATATCAATGACAGCGAACTGCTGACAGTTAACTACCCTGCTGAAGGACATGAAGTATTCAGAGGATTACTGGGACTTACTCCTAAGGCATTTGGTTCATTTTTCACCTTAGATGCTCTTACTATAAGAAAAGCTTCACTTGAAGCTCAAGGATTAAGATTTAATGAAGCTCTTCGACTTCACCAGGACTCGGATTTCATTATCAAACTCGCTTATCAATGTCATCTAAAATCCGGTATTATAGATCATCCGGTAGCAATGAGAGGAATGCATGATGATAACAGAATCTCAAAGATCGTTAGATACTCTCCCCAATATAACCAGAGACAATTTCTTTTCTGGAACTCTCTGTATGAATGGTCTAAAACATCCGCTTTAGAAGATGATGTTGCCCAGCATATTTTTCTTCAGAAAAAAGCTTTTGAATTGTCTGAAAAAAAAGGGATATCAAAAATAATGGGACTTATGGCAGCAATTCTTAAAAATCCCAATATAGTAAAAACAAAATATAGATTCACATATTCGCATTCATAA
- a CDS encoding glycosyltransferase family 2 protein produces MLEISVIIPVYNAAEFLEKAVKSAAQFEEVKEIILIEDKSTDHSLEICQKLSTEIQKVKLFQHPDKGNHGAGAARNLGIEKATRNFIAFLDADDHYLSNRFDAERELFKNSKVDGVFNAIGTEYLTEKGKEEFQSKFKEMPLNTVNYPAEGEEVFKGLLSLSTKTFGTSFHLNSLTIRRASLETHHIRFNKDLRVHQDSEFIIKLAYHCYLKTGNITQAVAMRGVHDNNRITKIIKYSPQYNQRQFLLWKSLNEWAISKQIPSEARKRIYLIYKSFDLSLKKGFIKYCNILGEAFKNPEILKTKYRFTYSNR; encoded by the coding sequence ATGCTGGAGATATCTGTGATTATACCTGTTTACAACGCGGCGGAATTTCTTGAAAAAGCCGTGAAATCTGCTGCACAGTTTGAGGAAGTAAAAGAAATTATTCTAATTGAAGATAAGTCTACAGACCACTCCCTTGAAATCTGCCAGAAGCTGAGTACAGAAATTCAAAAAGTAAAATTATTCCAGCATCCGGATAAAGGAAACCATGGGGCAGGTGCCGCAAGAAATCTGGGCATTGAAAAAGCAACCCGTAATTTTATTGCATTTTTAGATGCTGATGACCATTACCTTTCCAATAGATTTGATGCAGAAAGAGAACTTTTTAAAAATTCTAAGGTAGATGGAGTGTTCAATGCTATTGGTACGGAATATTTAACAGAAAAAGGAAAAGAAGAGTTTCAATCCAAATTTAAAGAAATGCCACTGAATACGGTTAACTATCCTGCAGAAGGAGAAGAAGTATTTAAAGGACTTCTAAGCCTATCAACTAAAACTTTCGGTACATCTTTTCACCTCAATTCACTTACTATAAGAAGAGCTTCCCTGGAAACCCATCATATAAGATTTAATAAGGATCTTCGTGTGCATCAGGACTCTGAATTTATCATCAAACTGGCTTATCACTGTTATTTAAAAACAGGGAATATAACACAGGCTGTTGCCATGAGAGGTGTTCACGACAATAATAGAATCACTAAAATTATAAAATACTCACCACAATACAATCAAAGGCAGTTCCTTTTATGGAAATCCCTGAATGAGTGGGCCATATCCAAACAGATCCCTTCAGAAGCCAGAAAAAGAATTTATTTAATATATAAATCATTTGATCTCTCTTTAAAGAAAGGCTTTATCAAGTACTGTAATATTTTAGGAGAAGCTTTTAAAAATCCTGAAATATTAAAGACCAAATACCGTTTCACTTACTCCAATAGATGA
- the asnB gene encoding asparagine synthase (glutamine-hydrolyzing), with translation MCGIAGIISSNARNYQEEIRKMTDALIHRGPDSSHYELYENAALGHRRLSIIDLSDNGKQPMFSNTKNECIVLNGEIYGYQDIKRQYAEYPYHGGSDTEVILAMYQRKQENLIHDLPGMFAFAIWDEQKQQLFCARDRFGEKPFYYAIGNNNEFIFASEIKAILASGLIQPKVSSQALSHYLQYGYVSSHQSIYSNIYTLPPAHQLIWKDGNFTVSRYYSLPAKDRVISLADAKEEFLYLLKNAVKKQLIADVEVGSFLSGGLDSSSVVALVDEFLPHQTTISFGYDHKDNELKYAREIADKYKTNHIEVHEKKSDLVTSLLKISPFFDEPFADASFIPHYEICRAAKKNLTVVLSGDVGDELFGGYHFYTVENKLKKHFSYKNIIAQFGLKLYQQIKPTSFLSRKNVEFSSIMDFHLNDVRNAFNKKERDLLGVSSDYVQTYSFTPNPDSLNDIMRVDLENYVPANMMVKSDRMAMANSLEVRTPFLDLDFAEFCIQLPDQLKLNDTHDKIILREAMGSYWTETIRKRHKQGFGLGVKSWFAEENLMNFSNDLLKNPNHKVFNFIDFKAAQNFLDKGERHWNLLQLALWADNNKSVL, from the coding sequence ATGTGTGGAATAGCGGGAATTATAAGCAGTAATGCCAGAAATTATCAGGAAGAGATCCGAAAAATGACGGACGCATTGATTCACCGTGGTCCCGATTCTTCCCATTATGAATTGTATGAAAATGCCGCACTGGGTCACCGCCGGCTTTCCATTATAGACCTGTCTGACAATGGAAAGCAGCCCATGTTCTCCAATACGAAGAATGAATGTATTGTCCTCAATGGTGAAATCTACGGTTATCAGGATATTAAAAGACAATACGCAGAATATCCTTATCATGGAGGCTCTGATACAGAAGTTATTCTTGCCATGTATCAGAGAAAACAGGAAAACCTCATCCATGATCTTCCGGGAATGTTTGCATTTGCCATTTGGGATGAGCAAAAACAACAGCTATTCTGTGCCAGAGATCGTTTTGGAGAAAAACCTTTTTATTATGCTATTGGTAATAATAATGAATTTATTTTTGCATCAGAAATCAAGGCTATTTTAGCTTCAGGGCTTATCCAGCCTAAAGTAAGTTCCCAGGCACTCTCCCACTACCTTCAATATGGATATGTAAGTTCTCATCAGAGTATTTACAGTAATATATATACACTTCCACCAGCACACCAGCTGATCTGGAAAGACGGAAACTTCACCGTTTCCCGTTATTATAGCTTACCAGCTAAAGACAGAGTCATCAGCCTTGCTGACGCCAAGGAAGAATTCCTGTATCTGTTGAAAAATGCAGTCAAAAAACAACTTATTGCAGATGTAGAAGTAGGAAGTTTCCTAAGTGGAGGACTAGACTCTTCATCCGTTGTCGCTTTAGTGGATGAGTTTTTACCTCATCAGACTACTATCAGCTTCGGATATGATCACAAAGACAATGAGCTGAAATATGCAAGGGAAATTGCAGACAAATACAAAACCAATCATATTGAAGTGCACGAAAAAAAATCTGATCTTGTCACTTCTTTACTAAAAATATCTCCATTTTTTGATGAACCTTTTGCAGACGCTTCTTTTATTCCACATTATGAAATATGCAGAGCGGCCAAAAAGAATCTTACGGTAGTATTATCCGGAGATGTAGGAGATGAATTATTTGGTGGTTATCATTTCTATACCGTTGAAAATAAACTAAAGAAACATTTCAGTTATAAAAACATCATAGCCCAATTTGGATTAAAGTTATATCAGCAGATAAAGCCTACTTCATTCCTTAGCCGTAAAAACGTAGAATTCTCCTCTATTATGGATTTTCATCTAAATGATGTAAGAAATGCTTTTAATAAAAAAGAACGTGATCTTCTGGGAGTTTCCTCAGATTATGTGCAGACCTATAGTTTTACCCCCAATCCGGATTCTCTTAACGATATTATGAGAGTAGATCTTGAAAACTATGTTCCAGCCAATATGATGGTAAAATCCGACAGAATGGCAATGGCAAATTCTCTGGAAGTAAGAACACCGTTCCTGGATCTGGATTTTGCAGAATTCTGTATCCAATTACCGGATCAGCTGAAACTGAATGACACCCATGATAAAATCATTCTTCGTGAAGCAATGGGCTCTTATTGGACTGAAACCATTAGAAAACGCCATAAACAAGGGTTTGGCCTTGGTGTAAAAAGCTGGTTCGCAGAAGAAAACCTGATGAATTTTTCAAATGATCTGCTCAAAAACCCTAATCATAAAGTGTTTAATTTCATTGATTTTAAAGCAGCACAAAATTTTCTTGATAAGGGTGAAAGACACTGGAATCTTTTACAGCTTGCTTTATGGGCTGATAACAACAAATCTGTATTATAA
- a CDS encoding glycosyltransferase family 2 protein: MPEIHIIIVTYNAMKWAERCFTSLRKSSVPVKCFVIDNGSTDGTQEYIKTHFPEVDFTQSESNLGFGKANNIGIEKAYKKGADFFYLMNQDAWLYENSLEKMLEVYNNHPHKEEIGIISPIHVDGSEKYLDIFLDQYIAKNYEKTRMISDLYFQTLKPYYEIHFVNAAHWLLPKETIETIGGFNPYFFHYGEDDEYVNRVHFHQKKVLLVPGSKVVHDGVQLLHKIDFTKYEDVRVEINTLNPALPDALQREKRSLKQSMLKNFIMGNFTRYKELSLKYKKIARDSEKLSNLRNQLIQSGSSFLNLS; encoded by the coding sequence ATGCCTGAGATTCATATTATCATTGTTACCTATAATGCCATGAAATGGGCAGAACGATGCTTTACCAGTTTAAGAAAATCATCTGTTCCCGTAAAGTGTTTTGTCATAGACAACGGATCTACAGATGGAACTCAGGAATATATAAAAACTCATTTCCCGGAAGTGGATTTCACTCAATCCGAATCCAATCTTGGATTTGGAAAAGCGAATAATATAGGCATTGAAAAAGCCTATAAAAAGGGTGCCGATTTCTTTTATCTGATGAATCAAGATGCATGGCTCTATGAAAACAGTTTGGAAAAGATGCTGGAAGTATACAACAATCATCCCCATAAAGAAGAAATTGGGATTATAAGTCCTATTCATGTAGACGGTTCAGAAAAATATCTGGACATTTTCCTTGATCAGTATATCGCTAAGAATTACGAAAAAACGAGGATGATCTCGGATCTGTATTTTCAGACATTAAAACCTTACTATGAAATTCACTTTGTCAATGCCGCTCATTGGCTGTTACCAAAGGAAACTATAGAAACTATAGGAGGATTTAATCCTTATTTTTTTCACTACGGAGAAGATGATGAATATGTCAATAGAGTTCATTTTCACCAAAAGAAAGTGCTATTGGTTCCTGGCAGTAAAGTGGTACATGACGGAGTACAGCTTCTCCATAAAATAGACTTCACCAAGTACGAAGATGTTCGTGTAGAGATCAACACTTTGAACCCTGCCCTGCCGGACGCTCTACAGCGGGAAAAACGTTCATTGAAACAAAGTATGCTTAAAAATTTTATAATGGGAAATTTCACCAGATACAAAGAACTGTCTCTGAAGTATAAAAAAATAGCAAGAGACAGCGAGAAATTAAGCAACTTACGAAATCAATTGATTCAATCAGGTTCCAGTTTTCTGAATCTGTCGTAA
- a CDS encoding glycosyltransferase family 2 protein — MEKLPISICILSWKTGKTLKNTLKSYKKYGLLDMIDDIVILFQEVSESDKKLANQYKVRYIGLQENIGIGKGMKMLAENAVCENILFLEHDFELVEDQKTVFSRLKSGLEMLDKGFDVVRYRSRKTPGYPLISIRHKGNELNYYDDWHECTSPHLLESLHWLDPALEFPDKIQKQGEYFVTTSRWANWTNNPYLVRKSFLLETIIPFSGETVSLEKNIAAWWVKQNFRIAQGEGLFKHNDLTKYAKKTMIQKIIGRLKNKLK; from the coding sequence ATGGAAAAACTCCCCATAAGCATCTGCATCCTTTCCTGGAAAACAGGGAAAACACTGAAAAATACATTGAAATCCTATAAGAAGTATGGACTTCTGGATATGATTGATGATATTGTTATTCTTTTTCAGGAAGTAAGTGAGTCTGATAAAAAGCTCGCGAATCAATATAAAGTAAGATATATAGGACTTCAGGAGAATATTGGTATCGGAAAAGGGATGAAAATGCTGGCAGAAAATGCGGTCTGTGAAAATATTCTTTTCCTGGAACATGACTTTGAACTTGTCGAGGATCAGAAAACGGTATTTTCACGCCTTAAAAGTGGTCTTGAAATGCTGGACAAAGGCTTTGATGTAGTTCGTTACAGAAGTAGAAAAACACCGGGCTACCCTCTGATCTCCATCAGACACAAAGGAAATGAGCTGAATTATTATGATGACTGGCATGAGTGTACTTCACCTCATCTTCTGGAATCTCTGCATTGGCTTGATCCCGCCTTAGAATTTCCGGATAAGATACAAAAGCAGGGTGAATACTTTGTAACCACCTCACGATGGGCTAACTGGACCAATAATCCGTATCTTGTAAGAAAAAGTTTTCTGTTGGAAACCATCATTCCTTTTTCTGGAGAGACGGTATCACTGGAAAAAAATATTGCAGCCTGGTGGGTAAAGCAAAACTTCAGAATCGCTCAGGGCGAAGGACTTTTTAAACATAATGATCTTACCAAATATGCAAAAAAAACAATGATTCAGAAGATCATAGGTAGGCTGAAAAATAAACTTAAATAA
- a CDS encoding glycosyltransferase family 2 protein, translating to MANIYVIMVTYNAMKWAERCFNSLRNSSVPVKCITIDNGSTDGTQEYITTHFPEIDFIQSSENLGFGKANNLGIEKAYKQGADFFYLMNQDAWIYPDSFQQILDVYNNYPDNKQIGILSPMHLDGSEKKLDLHFENYLAKDLRNNRMLSDIYFNETKAYYEIGFVNAAHWCIPRSIIEKIGGFNPYFFHGAEDYEYINRVTYFGLKIVVCSQSRVVHDTVQSFYKQEPKDKAELLKNKRLSMIMQRETKYLDPNYPYDTKREKKALFSFALKMGAKGNISEYKFYMEQYKYFSGKFNEIETARKTAMTTQNPFLNLK from the coding sequence ATGGCGAATATATATGTTATTATGGTCACTTACAATGCCATGAAATGGGCAGAAAGATGCTTTAACAGCTTACGAAACTCTTCTGTTCCTGTAAAATGTATTACCATAGACAATGGTTCTACAGATGGAACCCAGGAATATATAACAACACATTTTCCGGAAATAGACTTTATACAGTCTTCAGAAAATCTTGGTTTTGGAAAAGCCAACAATCTGGGAATCGAAAAAGCATATAAACAAGGAGCTGATTTTTTTTATCTGATGAATCAAGACGCCTGGATATACCCGGACAGTTTTCAACAGATTTTGGATGTATACAATAACTATCCGGATAATAAACAGATCGGGATTTTAAGTCCTATGCACCTTGATGGAAGTGAAAAAAAACTGGATCTTCATTTTGAGAATTATTTAGCTAAAGACTTACGAAACAACAGAATGCTTTCAGATATCTATTTCAATGAGACAAAAGCATACTATGAAATTGGCTTTGTAAATGCAGCTCACTGGTGCATTCCCAGAAGTATCATTGAAAAAATAGGAGGCTTTAATCCCTATTTCTTCCATGGTGCTGAAGATTATGAATATATCAACCGTGTAACCTATTTCGGGCTGAAAATCGTGGTATGCTCCCAAAGTAGAGTGGTGCATGACACCGTGCAGTCTTTTTATAAGCAGGAGCCGAAGGATAAAGCAGAATTATTGAAAAATAAAAGGCTTTCTATGATTATGCAGCGGGAAACAAAATATCTTGACCCCAATTATCCTTATGATACCAAAAGAGAAAAAAAAGCTCTATTTTCTTTTGCTCTTAAAATGGGAGCTAAGGGAAATATCAGTGAGTATAAATTTTATATGGAACAATATAAATATTTCTCAGGAAAATTTAATGAAATTGAAACAGCCAGAAAAACGGCAATGACCACCCAGAATCCGTTCCTGAATCTTAAATAA
- a CDS encoding glycosyltransferase family 2 protein yields MVQALPNKLAIIIPYYKIDFFERTIQSLVAQTNKNFTLYIGNDASPNDPLPILSQYLNPEEYHYFDYKENIGGKNLALQWERVLENIHEDWFLILGDDDTISENFVDEFYKNLNTIEDNKINVIKYSQALMDENDHILTSFTTYKTIESSTDLWLQKLYDGHRSSLSEHIFRRNSYQKYKFKQLPLAWHADDLAVLEFSDFGSVYCIDHAKTFVRISSASISGDVENTAYQEQKTEARYQFFGYLITHYYDQFSTETLKKLINVHLHFCWQHKKKLNIDLYKLYYYLKSYKQLLGVPRKKYLLLKNNNPVWDLQHYTAKIHKLKNKYLYQYLIRYDKHVKYQRQHPLSIPVIIINFNQLHYLKKLISFLQERKFENIVIIDNKSDYPPLLEYYRSIDKTVTVERMTGNFGHKVFFDNKELQEKYGKGYFILTDPDIVPNKKLPQNFMTEMISKMDTYYNTITKVGFALDIETIPDYFPLKSKVIKWENKFWSNKLEDEIYSAFVDTTFALYKPYYPIKFNNLPFLEGIRMGGNYTALHGGWYMDPQNYTEEYLHYIQSVDKSSSWKLDAKGGHDNKGIAKYE; encoded by the coding sequence ATGGTACAGGCTCTTCCCAATAAACTTGCAATAATAATCCCCTACTACAAGATAGATTTTTTTGAAAGAACTATCCAGTCTCTTGTGGCGCAAACCAATAAGAACTTTACACTGTATATCGGGAATGATGCAAGCCCCAACGACCCTTTACCTATTCTCTCCCAATATCTCAATCCCGAAGAATACCATTATTTCGACTATAAAGAAAATATAGGTGGCAAAAATCTCGCTTTGCAATGGGAAAGAGTGCTGGAAAATATACATGAAGACTGGTTTCTTATTTTAGGTGATGATGATACCATTTCAGAAAATTTTGTTGACGAATTCTACAAGAACCTGAATACAATAGAAGATAATAAGATCAATGTCATCAAGTATTCTCAGGCATTAATGGATGAGAATGATCATATTCTTACTTCTTTTACAACCTATAAAACGATAGAGTCTTCAACAGACTTATGGCTTCAAAAACTCTATGATGGCCATCGTTCAAGTCTGTCAGAGCATATTTTCAGAAGAAACTCATATCAAAAGTATAAATTTAAACAACTTCCCTTAGCCTGGCATGCAGATGATTTAGCAGTACTGGAATTTTCTGATTTTGGATCAGTTTATTGTATTGATCATGCTAAAACATTTGTGCGGATTTCGTCTGCCAGTATTTCCGGAGATGTAGAAAACACGGCTTATCAGGAGCAGAAAACAGAGGCAAGATATCAATTTTTTGGGTATTTGATTACTCACTATTATGATCAGTTCTCTACAGAAACGCTGAAAAAATTAATCAATGTGCACCTGCATTTTTGCTGGCAGCATAAAAAGAAACTGAATATTGATTTGTATAAGCTTTATTATTATTTAAAAAGCTACAAACAACTATTGGGTGTTCCGCGAAAAAAGTATTTGTTACTGAAAAATAATAACCCTGTATGGGATCTACAACATTATACTGCAAAGATCCATAAGCTAAAAAACAAGTATCTATATCAATATCTTATCCGATATGATAAACATGTAAAGTATCAAAGACAACATCCTTTAAGCATTCCTGTTATTATCATTAATTTTAATCAGCTACATTACCTGAAAAAATTAATAAGCTTCTTGCAAGAGAGGAAATTCGAGAATATTGTTATTATCGACAATAAGTCAGACTATCCTCCGCTTCTTGAATACTACCGGTCTATTGATAAAACAGTAACGGTAGAAAGAATGACCGGAAATTTCGGACATAAAGTTTTTTTTGACAACAAAGAATTACAGGAAAAATATGGTAAAGGCTACTTTATACTCACTGATCCTGACATTGTTCCCAATAAAAAACTCCCTCAAAACTTTATGACGGAAATGATCTCTAAAATGGATACATATTATAATACCATAACCAAGGTGGGGTTTGCTTTGGATATAGAAACTATCCCAGATTATTTTCCATTAAAATCCAAAGTCATTAAATGGGAAAATAAATTCTGGTCCAATAAACTGGAAGACGAAATATATTCTGCATTTGTAGATACAACCTTTGCCTTGTATAAACCTTATTATCCAATAAAGTTCAATAACTTACCCTTTTTAGAAGGAATAAGAATGGGAGGCAATTACACCGCCTTACATGGTGGATGGTATATGGATCCTCAAAATTATACGGAAGAATATCTGCACTACATTCAATCGGTAGATAAATCTAGTTCATGGAAGCTGGATGCAAAAGGCGGACATGACAATAAAGGAATTGCAAAGTATGAATAA